A region of the Cricetulus griseus strain 17A/GY chromosome 7, alternate assembly CriGri-PICRH-1.0, whole genome shotgun sequence genome:
ACTTTATAAACTGTAAGGTGCTGAAAACAGAAATGCCTTGTTGGAACTGCCAACCTCGAGACAGAATTCAGGGGTTCCAAATGCCAGCCTTGGCATCCCTTCACAGCTGTCCCCTCCTTGTTCCACCCGAATGTGTCCGATGCTGCTCTGAGCACTGTGCCTAAGGCAGGTCTTTGCCCTGCCCCCGACACAGTCATTCAAGAGGTCAATATTTATGGACCCAACAACAGACAATGTAGACACACAGTCCTGCCCTCAGACAGCTAAATGACAAAGTAAGGGGTCGGAAGatgggtgggggggagggagggggcagatTGTGACGCTGGGGAAACAGGGAGGAACTCTGTTGGACCCCAGAACTTAAAGGATGCTCATGTGGTtaggagagaggcagaaggacccCCTGGGGTCCCTCTCTGTAGAATTACAGGCTTTGTTTGGATGGCAGTAGGATCCCAGAAAGGCCACTGGCAGGAAATATAACAGTCAGAGGATCGGATGGACAGCAGGGTGGTCAAACCAGGGTAAAAGGAAGCCTGGCTGGAAGGATGCAGAGGGTTAGCTCAGGAAGAGGTGTGGTACTCAGTGTCATGGGGAGGATCCAGAGCCGCCAAGAGGAGACTGGGATGGCTTCCTAATTGGAAATCAGACTAGAGGTGCCGTTAGTCTGCGACCTCATGGTGCATGGAGAGGGGTTGGCCTTGTGAGGCGACCTACCACTAAGGCAGGACAGGGCTCTCAGGAGAGGcagtctgagccattggccccTTGGAGTTGTGGATGTTGCTCGACACAAGAGACAAAGCGCACACACCAGCTGTCCTTTCCTCCTGTGCCCATTTGCTGAGCCCCATCAGTGGCCATGGTGCTAGGCCAGGGGCTGAGGGCACAAAGAAGGGTGATGGAGGCTTGCCCTAGAGGCACATAGTGTACTAGGAAGAGACTTGTAGACACATAATTACAGGAGAGCCCAGCTTAGCAAGAGTCAGCTGAGCATGCCTGCACGGGAGCTCTGTGTGTTCATCGTGGAAGTACGTACATATCCAAACATCATTTGTGCCCTTCCTACCACTGGCTGGCTCTGCCCTGCTGAGTGATTGCTGAGTGACCATAGAGAGAGCAATTCTAGTGTGTAGGGAATGTTACTTCCCTCAGGCAATGCTCCCTCCATCTGCCCCTCCCAAGATGATCCTCATCACCCCTACCAGGCTAAGAGAAAACAGATCTTATTTCAGGTCAAGGAACTGGAGCAGGGAGTATCTCAGAGGGGCCTGAGGGAGGACAAGGCCTGTGGAGCCACAGTAAGGGGAACCAGGCCaagggcagggaggagagggacTGAGTGGGCGCCATCTGCCGTACTGGGCTGGGCCTGAGCATTGCTGCCCACTGAGCTTGCCTCAGACTTCATACTACTTACGTCTCAGTCACTGCTGGAGCATGTGTCCTCCtcagtgacagacagacaggagatggTTGGGTAAAGCCCCTGCCAGCAGCCATTAAGAGGCCCTGACTGCCTGCCAACCACAGTCAAGGTTCCAAGGACACACTTTATTACTATAATTAACGAGTACTAACACCTTCATATCATCGAGCCATGTGATTGTGTATCATCTCATTTAGTACCAAGAGCCTCATTTTACCATTAGGTAACAGGATAGAAGAAAGCCAGCTGTGGCGAcccatgcctggaatcccagctggGAGAGGCAGACAAGCCAGCCTGGAGTGCAttttgagttccagaccagaaaGGGCTATATATcgaggctttgtctcaaaaaaaaaaacaaaagctaaaagtGATGGAGAGATCTGAATTCAGGCAGTATGGCCGAGAGTCTAGGCTCTAAACAGGGATGAAAGAGATGTTCATTTGGGAAGAGCTTGCTGTTCCCCAGAGATGGCCTCTCGGGGTTGCTAATGAAATATAGAAGgctaaattgttttgttttgggtggggttttttgttgttttgtttattgttttgattttttgacacaggatttctctgtatagttttggctgtcctggagctcgttctgtagaccaggccagcctcgaactcacagagatctgcctgcctctgtcttccagtgCTTGGCAGGATGTTTAATTTGCTTAATTTGAATGTTGGGTGCACAAAGAATAATTTTGGACATACATATGTATCTGTCTACCTCTAGAATGTGTATGTAAATTATAGATCTGTGGTTATGTATAattttgggggggaggtggtctggtgctgggaatggaacccagagccttgagcATGCTAGACAGGCACTGAACAGtattctccagccccatgggacATACTTACACTAAAAaggtatttgttgtttttttttaaaattcacatgtaAAGGAGTCCCTCTTCcgtttttgtttgctgttttgtttttttttttttttccagcaatcGCTTTCTCCCCAGCCTGTCTGCGCCTGTGCGTTCATGCTCCACCCAGACCCCTAATCCTCTCAATGAACAGAGGGCTGAGTAGGCACAATCTTGTTCTTACCCTCCCTCCTAGCTCACTCCTGGGTGAGGCAGCTTTCCCAATGGATTGTCCGGGATGTCCTCTTAAGGGTGAGTTGGGCTGGCCTGAAGTGGAGATGGCAGAAGGGGGACTTCAAGAGACCTTAGACCTAGCAGGTGCCTAGACTGGGTGATGGGGAGGGCAAGGCAGCCTTGTAGCCTCCCCACCTCACCATCCCTTGACCCCATTCATGCCTGTTCTGGCCTGGCCAAGCCCAGAAGGCACCACACCCTCCACTCCCTGGTCCACAGGCCTCTGGGGGAAGCCCTGCCTACACTTCCTGCTTTTCTTGATTTTCCCGGGGAATGTTGTGGAATATATTGAGTACTCcctccctctggcctccatgtagtGGTGAGCTGGAACAAGAACAAGGGGGACATCGTTGGTCCCTGGGACAATGGGCCTGGCTAAGGAACTAGAGTAGGAAGGTCACTGGAGTCAAATCGTGGCTGTGTGTCTTTCCCAGTACTTCCCTAGGAGCCAGCCACTAGGAATGCTGCTGCCTCCtgctcccctcacacacactttGGCAGGAGCAGTTGGCTGCACTGTTCCTGCATGTCTCACATTCCTGTCCGAGCCCCGTGAGTGTTTCCTGACTGACAGGGCAGTGcaatagtacacacacacacacacacacacacacactgcctacagttttcttccccaccccacccacggGTCTAGACAAACACACAAGTACACGTCCTCCCCATTATATTCACACCCTACTCACACACCCCTCTGTTAAATACTCTGAACCCTATAGCCTGTCTCCACCAGCCCACATCAGCCTCTGTCCACTACCCAGCCCCTGCCTTGGACGTCCACAGTTTTCACCATGTGTAGTTTGCCCTCTCTGAGTGTCAGTGGCCTGTCTGTGATAGGATCTGGGAGCACTTTCTAGCTGGTGGGATGCAGTCTCCTGCCTCCCATCTTAGCTTCCCAGACAGAATTGCATGAGCCCCAgctcccagcccccagccccagtGGCCCTGGTCCTGGTGGTTATACAGGTATTCATCCTCACCACAGTGTCTGGATGAACCCTTTGGAACTGAGCTGAGCAGCAGGCTCAGGGACAATATCTGTACCCCAGATGACACTGCTGCACTGGGCCAGAGACAACTCAGACCTGGCTTGGAGAGGGACAAAGATGGACACCATAGGCCTGAGGAGGGCAGATCCACTGGGACCCTTGGTGCCTCTTCCTGCTGGGCTTCCACTCACTTCCGAAGAGGGGAGTCTGTTCCCTCATTTACTGAACAGCCAGCCTTGTATGTTTTTGCTCGTACTTCCACGACAGCTCCACCACTTGGTTAGCCACCGTGTGACTCAGCCTCGGCAGCTTTGAGATAACAATTCATGTTCAGGATAATTCAGCCACTCAACATATAGCCTAGCCAGGTGCAGCACGCACTTGCAATCACAACATCAAGGATGACATAGTAGGACTGCtgcaagttggaagccagccagGGTATATGGGATTCTGTTGGAGGCGGGGAGGACCACAGTAATTTTTggtatattattaaaatttaatagtcAAGTAgctcatatctataatcccaacactggggagctgaggcagaatTGTGAGTTGGGGCTGGCCTGTGACTCGACagatcttgtttaaaaaaaaaaaaactgtgattgTGTTGTATAATAAAATAGGTTGTTCTAGACCTAGGAATATAACTTAATGGCACAGAATTTTTATGACTGAAGCTCTGGGcttgaagaggaaggaaaggagacaggaaagagggagggaaggaggaagcaagagagacagagagaaacggagacagaaacagaaccaTGCTAGGAGGTACCCGCCTATAATTTCAAccagtgaggggctgaggcaAGGGTTCAGGACCAAACAAcacaataaaaccaaaccaaaaatgaaaCTCTAGCCCTTAtcaaataatcccagcacttgggaggcagaggcaggaggatcaggagttcaagggcatcttTGGCAGCGtagtgggtttgaggccaacttCTAAGTGGTTGGCGCTGGGCGTTTGCCCACCTGCTATGCAGCCGTCATTCATTACCTGTTTGAGGCTTTCTCTAGCCCCACACAGACACTGTGTAACCACCAGGCAGGAACTCCCCATTTCTCCTTCCTGTGATCTGCTTTCTGTCTGTGGAACTGCCTATTTCGTATGTCGCCAATGAGTTCAGTCATAAGATGTGTGTCACTTGGGGATCCAACATCTGTCATCTGTCATCAGGTTTGGTATGGTGTGTGTCAGGTGTAGCAGatttcacttttattattattgtcgTCATTATTTTAGAGATAGTCTTGCTATTTGGCCCAGGTTGGTCCTTGAACTCTTGGCaatcccctgcttcagcctcctgaaagTGTGGCTCCTGTGTCTATCCCATGCCTCCCTTCTCCACTCATCTCTGATGAACTCTTGGGTTGTTTCCATCTCTGGCTCTCCACcctcatttttttcctgttgttattTGGTGATGGCTGCCCCTCCCACACAGTTGAGAGAGGCTGTGGCCCTAGCCCAGGGTCAGACACAGTAGGAAGTGAGTGGGAGGCCTGTGCACCTGGTCAGACCTGGTAAAGGATGAGACCTCTGTGGATGTGTCCTGGTGGCAGGGTGGAGAGCCAGTACTCACTGCCCTCATCGGGGCCTCTTATCTTTGTTGATCCTGTTGATACCCCAAgaccctctctccccctctgctCATGGTTTAGGAGTACCCACCTGGAACCTACCCCCTGGCCCAGCTTGGTTATGGACCCTCACTGtattctgattttttgtttgtttgtttgtttggtttttttagatggtttctctgtgtagctttggagcctatcctggcactcgctctggagaccatactggccttgaactcacagagatccacctgcctctctgccctcggagtgctgggattaaaggtttgggcCACCACGGCCcgtctgacttttctttttccattttttcttttctttttttcttcttctttctttttcttttttgattaggAGAGGGTCTTTTTGGATAAGACAGGGTCTTAATCTGTAGcttaagctggcctcaaacttggcaCTCCTCCTGCCAttccctctcaagtgctgaggttTTTGGTGTGAACTCATACACTGGCTCTAGTTGGCTTTTCTATGGGTGTGTGGTTGAGAGGTAAGTGTGGTCACAGGCTAATGCCACTTGGGTGGGTAGCTTACTCCTCCCTCCCCAACAGACTCTAGAGATCCTGGGAATAAGGACAGGAgtaggtgggtgggagcagggtgggggggtggggggctgtcATTGTGGAAACCTGCTCCAGTGGGAGCCACCAGGCTTTCAGACTGCCAGTCTCAGTTTCAATAGCCTGTTTGCAAAAGGCTGGGGACAAAGCAGGCCCACTGTGACTCACCTCCATTTCCCGGCTTAGTCATTCAccagccccctccccacccccacaggctTGGCATCCGAGGACTGGCCCAGTTAGGGGAGGTGACTTCAGCTGAGGAAACTTTCCAGGCTGAGGGGGTGAAGGAAGGGTGAGCCCGGGCTAGCTTTGgtgccaggcctggtggcaccaCTGGTCCCCTGCATGCCCCGCCCTCACCTCGTCTCTCTGGATCAGTTAATTCAGAGTGCCTGGATGAATATGATAGATAGGAGGGGGCGGAGGAGGGGTGAGTCTGGGGATCCCTTGACCTAGCTGTATGGAAACAGGGCACCAGCCCCTATCCTGACCAGGGGTGTGAAGGGGAACTGTGATTGAAGGCTTCAGTCCTCTATGCCTTGAAAAACCCCAGGGAAATCGTGAGTAGCTGGAGGCAGGGGTAGGTTACCCCTCCTGCTCCTGAGAACCTGATTTTCAGTCACGATCACCCTCAAGCTGTAAGGTAAATTTGGGgcctcagtcaataaagtgcttaccttgcaagcatgatgacctgagttcaatcaccgaAGCCCACATAAAAAGgtaggtttggtggcacacacctataatcccagcagagcTAGGAAGACCGTTGTGGCTGGCCACTTAGCCTAtatacacacacttgtacacacggAAGCACTCTTGCACGGGTGATCATGCCCTCTGCCAGAAAGCAGCTTTAAAATACAGACACCCAAGTGCCAGCCCATGCCTGTGGAATGGGCATCTCTGGCTCCAGGAGAATCCAATATACAGCTAGGGCTGAGAACCCAGACCCCAAGGCATCCAGTTCTGAACTCAGGAAAGATAGGGCAGGGCTGCATAGAATTCAAAGCACTTAGCCTGCCCATCTGCTTTGGCTGCAGAGTCTTTCCGTAAATAATAATTGGAGCCAAGCTCTGGGAGATAAGAGTTCATTCTAGCCTTGGGTCTTTTAAAGTCTCCTGAGATTCCATatagcattttgttgttgttgttgttggtggtggtggtggtgtgtgtgtgtgtgtgtgtgtgtgtgtgtgtgtgtgtgcaaacaagTGAGCAAAGGGCAGAGGAGAGGGTTGTGAGGAGAGGGCTATGTGTGTTCTATCACTCCTTGCCTTATCTCCTTGAGACAGGTTATTTCTCAGAACCTGGTGCCTGGCTGGTGGCCAACAAGCCCAGGCAACCTTGCTCTACCTCCCACcacactgagattacaggcctgcctggctacatcttgcttttatgtgggttctgggaatttgaactcagttcaTCATGCTTGTCTGCAAGTGTTCttagggctgagccatctcctggcccttgttctttgtttgtttagctGGAATTCACATTCCTCTTGCCTCGCCCCAGTGTTGGGATTTGGGATTTGGGGCTTATGGGTTTGGgacactcctttttttttttgtttgtttgtttgttttttgagacagggtttctctgtgtagcgttggagcctatcctggcacttgctctggagaccaggctggcctcgaactcacagagatccacctgcctctgcctcccgagtgctgggattaaaagcatgcgccaccaacgcccagcctgggACACtcctttttatttcacttttttcattcctcttcctctttttttttttttttttttttttttttttttttttaaagacatggtctcattatgtaagTGCAGGGGGCTTGGAGTTTGACAAATAGACCAGTCagggtctcagactcacagagcttggcctgcttctggctcctgagtgctgagattaaaggtgtgcaccgccatgcctactccttgtttgtttttaaatttaatttatttattagttatgtgtatgtttgagtgtgtgtgtgacaggagtACCTCAGACCCATTGGAGCTGAAGTTCTGAGCTCaaattttgaaaaaggaaaaattgcCTTTGGTGTTCAGGGAGGGAGAACTCTCCATTGTGAAGGCAAATCagaaaggcttcctggaggaggtggcaACTGAGCTTTGTCCTTGAACTCAGCTACAAGAGGAAGAGGACCCTCACTACAAAGTCATGGTGTGGGAGCAGACATACTCAAGTCACAGTTGGGCAAGCAGGCACCTCAAGTCCAATTCCCAGTGCCCGTGTACGGTGACTTACATCTGtacttccagctccagggaaaccaATTTCCTCTTCTGAACCCCTCCAGCACCTGTTTTCACATGTGTACAaatacacacgtacacatacacactaacaaaataaagccacgtgtgatggtgcacacctttaaccccagaagaggcaggcaaatctctgtgagttggaaaccagcctggtcaacagagtgagttccaggacagccaaggctacacagagaaaccctgtctcacaagaaaaaaacagacaaaaagaaaaaggaggaaggagggagacactGTTGTTTGCCTCACagtgattttggttttttgctttttcaatttgATTTAGTTGCCAACATTAAAAAATGTGGTCGCTTCCCATCCAGACAGAGATTCCTGGCCTCTGGAAACTTGGCTTTCCTCCACTCCTGGCTGTCCCCTCCAGCTGAAGGGCGCAGGCTCTGTAAAGAGCCTGGTTCCCTCTTCTACTGTCCCAGCTGGTGCCCCTTTGGTGTCTTCACTTGTGAAGGTGTCTCAGCACAGGCTCCAGCAGAGCTGGCCAATGCAGGCTCCAGGCTTTGGGCTGGCATGGGCTGAACCCTGCAGGGCAGGAGTGGGCAGTCTATAGCTGGAGAACACAGGCTTAGAGCAGTCTCAGGTTAGTGCCACCAGGGTCATGTAACTGGAGGTGACAGGGTAGGAACTTTATTCCACAGTGCCTTGAATGTAAATTCTGCTCCTCTCTTACTTCCCACTACCCAGGGCGcttgaggaagcaggaagagaaaggcagaccCTACAGAAGGGCCTTGCAGTGCCTGGCCCAGGAGGTCGATCACACAGGACTCCTGGAGTCCTTGACCTgatgctctggaggcagagtgcTCCCCCCCTCCCGCAATGACTTTGGGAAGATACAGGCGAGGAGCTTGGGTTGCCACAAGATTTAGGTTAGATAATAGTGGGAAGACTTCCTGATGGCTGGAAGTTTCACATCAAGGAAAAGGTTGTTGGTAGCCATTCTGGGTTTTGGggctttaacattttttaaaggtaggtgtgtgtgtgtgtgtgtgtgtgtgtgtgtgtgtgtgtgtgtgtgtgtgtgtgtgagaagacAATTGGCTGGAGTTGGTCCATTACTTGTCCTCCACCATGTCAGTGTAAGTAGAGGTTGCCAGGTTTGTAGGGCAAACATCTTTTCACACGAAATCATCTTACCAGCCCTTGAGCTTTTGGTGGAGGTGTCTGGAAGAACGGGTAATCTTCAGTGAGACCCGAGTCCCAGGCACTGTGCTTGGAACAGAGGAAACCACAGTAGCCGAAACCTCCTACTGGCCAGCCTGGAAAGGGGTGTTTGGGGCTGCAAAGCTTCAAGCAGGTGACTTTGGTAATGTGGCTTGTTACAATGAGAAGGGACAGGGGCACGGGAGGTCTGGGTGTGGCTAAGCTTGCAGAAGGCCTCCCATTTCCCCCAGCCTCAACCAGCTGGGGGACAGTGCGAGGGACTGCTGGCCCGGGATGCTACCTTGCAGGGCCAGGACCAACGCCCCAGATTTCCCTGCAGGCCTGACGGAGGATGAGGATGTCCAAGCCATGCTGCGGGGCTCCAGGCTCCTCAAGATCCGCTCACGCACGTGGCACAAGGAGCGGCTGTACCGGCTGCAGGAGGATGGCCTGAGCGTGTGGTTCCAGCGGCGGATCCAGCACGCGCCCTCGAAGCACATCTGTGAGTGGAGTCAGCAGGGGTGGCGCCCGGCAGGGCAGTGGGGACAGCAGCGGGGGGCCGCGACTGCCATCTGACCCTGCCTGGATCTTAGTCTTCGTGCAGCACATCGAGGCTGTCCGGGAGGGTCATCAGTCGGAGGGCTTGCGCCGCTTTGGGGGTGCCTACGCGCCTGCGCGCTGCCTCACCATCGCCTTCAAGGGCCGCCGCAAGAACCTGGACCTGGCGGCGCCCACTGCGGAGGAGGCGCAGTGCTGGGTGCGAGGCCTGGCCAAGCTCCGGGAGCGCCTGGAAGCCATGAGCCAGCGGGAGCGGCTAGACCAATATCCTTCCGGGCTGGGAGGGAGAACCTGTTCTAGGATGGGCTCCTGGCCTAAGCAGCACGTGCCAAGGCAGTTCCCGGTGCTCTGATACCGTGCTCTGATACGGGGATGGAGCCTCACCCTGGCCTGGCCTGAGCCCTTAGTAGGGAAAGGCACCACCCCCACTCCAAGGATGAAACAGGAAGGACCTCCTTAATTTAGGGAACTGGGCCCTGAGAAGACATTGCCCTTGTGCCCTTGGAactccacccacccccccacccataCATGGGCCAAGAAGAAAGTACAGTCTATCTAATCTTGGGGCCCCTGACCAGGTACTGACAACCCATTAGTGCTGGCCAAGGGGCCTAGTCTGCTATTTCCTGAGCACACACACCTGGATATGGTCCTATCTGCACCGGGCTGACTCCGACCAGGACAGTAAGATGAGCTTCAAGGAGATCAAGAGCCTGCTTAGGATGGTCAACGTGGACATGAATGACATGTACGCCTACCGCCTCTTCAAGGTGAACTCGGGCGTCACCCCCTCTGCCCCAGCATCTGAAACACCAGCTCTatccagtttgttttgttttttgagacagggtttctctgtgtagctttggagcctatcctggcaatcacgctgtagaccaggctggcctcgaactctagttttttggggttttgtggtCATTtgtagacaggatctcactaagtagctcagactggccttgaacttgtgatcctcctgtcccagctTCTGGAATAGCTGGGATTTCTGATCAACACCACCAGACCCTGCTActcttcagcattttttttttttttttttttttttttttttgtagggagCCACCACTACCTACAGAAAGACAACACCCAAGCCTAGTTAACTAGGTTTTtccagctaggtgtggtggtacacacctttaatcctagcactctggaggcaaaaacagtcagatctctgtgagtttgagataagCCAAGCAGCCTTATCTGCGTAGCAAGTTCCAGTAAAGGGTACATTAAAAAGTCAGACCCTATcttcaaaaaatcaaacaaataaaaagcttttCTCAGTCCCTggagccagaggaccagagctTTATATGACACTCAGAGGTAGGATGACATCTCCAGAGCCCGAGCAGCAAAGTCGTGTTCATCTCTCTCAAGCTGCAGGGCACCACCTGtccatgtgactgtgtgtgtgccttgcaCATGGGAGCACAGGCTAACACAGTATACACAAGTCTCCCCTACATGTCTTGTGCCTGTGTGGGGGCTCTAGGGTACACAGGTGACTACATCTGTACATTGATTTGGGTTACATGGCAGAATTGTGTGGATGCTGAGTGTGACCAGCCTGTGCCCTGCAAAGACACGGGAGCCCACATGCCTGTGTACAGCTCTGAGTAATCATTTCATTTACTCCCGCTCCCTGAGCTGGTGTCTTATGAGGAGGTGTCCTGTGCCACAAGTCCTGCCTCCCCAGGCTGCCATTTTTGTTCCAAATCCTGATCATGATCCTTGGGGTAGGCCATGGTGCAAAGGGCCAGGTGTGAACCCCAAGAACCTACGTCCCTGAAGTTAACTCAGGGGTGTGGGTCTAAGGAACTGGAGTCCTGGGAAATAAGGGTTGCTGCTTTTCCAGCTGCTAAGATCGTGAGTGTGTCAATTAGGGCCAGATTCCCAAGGGTGTCCCTTCCTCTGAGCCCCACCTCCCCATGCCCCAGGAGTGTGACCATTCCAACAACGAGTGTCTGGAGGGGGCTGAGATTGAAGCATTCCTACGGAGGCTGCTAAGAAGGCCTGAACTGGAGGAGATCTTCCGCCGATACTCGGGTGAGGACCGTGTGCTGAGCGCCTCTGAGCTGCTGGAGTTCTTGGAAGACCAGGGCGAGGATAGTGCCACCCTGGCCTGTGCCCGGCAGCTCATCCAGACCTATGAGCTCAATGAGACAGGTGAGTGAGCCCAGTTCAGTCTTATTCCAGGGTGGCAGTTCTGGATTTCTAGCCACCAGGTTCTGCCATCGCTGTCCCAGGTAGGTCCCCTCGTCTCTCCCAGGTTCCACATCTCTACCTGGAAAATGGCATTGTAATGTGTCTGCCCCTCAGGGTTCTGTGGAAGATCAGGTGGCACGGTGCATGCAGTCAACCAGCAGCCTAGCCGTTATGGCTAAGTTAATTGCGCCACGGGTGCTGTTTGAACCTGGACAtgtaccccaccccaccccgccccccaggtagccccaccctctctccttctcttccctgtaGCCAAGCAGCATGAGCTGATGACGCTGGATGGCTTCATCATGTACCTGCTGTCGCCTGAGGGGGCTGCCCTGAACATGGCCCACTCGTGTGTGTTCCAGGACATGGGCCAGCCCCTTGCCCACTACTTCATCTCCTCCTCTCACAATACCTACCTGACCGACTCTCAGATTGGAGGGCCCAGCAGCACTGAGGCCTATGTGAGGTACAATGGTGAGGGTGAAAGCATCAGGCTTTACTCTGCATTTCCTGGCTAAGCTTGCCGCTGTCCCGTGACAGTGGCATACCCACACTTTgcccatccatctgtctgtctattgcAGAGCCTTTGCCCAGGGATGCCGCTGTGTGGAACTTGACTGCTGGGAGGGGCCGGGAGGGGAACCTCTCATCTATCATGGCCACACGCTCACTTCCAAGATCCTCTTTCGGGATGTGATCCAAGCTGTGCATGACCATGCTTTCACGGTAAGCCTCTGGGGCCCCATGCCCAGCCTGGGGGCCTTCCTAGTGaccccttgcccccccccccccgtagccATATGCCCTTCTTAGAGCATCATTCATTCACCCAGTGCTGTGGGAATAACAGGCCCGGAGGGTAAAATAAAGCTGAATGGAgtgctccctcctcccatcctcgTGGCTAACAAATGTGCCATCACCAAGTTCCCAGAAGAGAACCCTGGGGCTCAGGGGAGGACAACTGAGTCATGACTTCCGAGAGGACAGCTCAGGTTCAGCAGTGGCACCTGCATGTGCTTTGTGAGGCACATAGTATAGCGCAAGCCgattacggtgtctccctacaacacAGCTCCACAAATCTGCAACATGGCCAACATGGTCACTGCCATTAACTCTGAAAGAGCGCTTTTTATAAACCAGTCATTGGTGAAGCCACCTGCAGTCTCCAAACAGCCCACCCTTTCCCAGATACCCCACATCTGACCTCTGGTACTTCCACACATATCTTGGTGCCAGAATGTCCTTACagatttggttgttttttgtttttgtttttcgagacagggtttctctgtgtagctttggaggctgtcctggcactcgctctggagaccaggctggcctcaaactcacagagatccgcctgcctctgcctcccgagtgctgggattaaaggcgtgcgcc
Encoded here:
- the Plcd3 gene encoding 1-phosphatidylinositol 4,5-bisphosphate phosphodiesterase delta-3 isoform X4; translated protein: MNRGLSRHNLVLTLPPSSLLGEAAFPMDCPGCPLKGLTEDEDVQAMLRGSRLLKIRSRTWHKERLYRLQEDGLSVWFQRRIQHAPSKHIFFVQHIEAVREGHQSEGLRRFGGAYAPARCLTIAFKGRRKNLDLAAPTAEEAQCWVRGLAKLRERLEAMSQRERLDHWIWSYLHRADSDQDSKMSFKEIKSLLRMVNVDMNDMYAYRLFKECDHSNNECLEGAEIEAFLRRLLRRPELEEIFRRYSGEDRVLSASELLEFLEDQGEDSATLACARQLIQTYELNETAKQHELMTLDGFIMYLLSPEGAALNMAHSCVFQDMGQPLAHYFISSSHNTYLTDSQIGGPSSTEAYVRAFAQGCRCVELDCWEGPGGEPLIYHGHTLTSKILFRDVIQAVHDHAFTSSPYPVILSLENHCGLEQQAVMAHHLRSILGDMLVTQALDSHNPEELPSPEQLKGRVLVKGKKLLTARNEDGRMLLDGRMLLDGEEEEEEEEETEEALEAAEQRRRAKQISPELSALAVYCCASRLRTLDPRPSPPQPYKVGSLSERKARKFTREAGNSFARHNTQQLTRVYPMGLRMNSANYNPQEMWNAGCQLVALNFQTPGYEMDLNTGRFLINGQCGYVLKPAYLRQLDTTFDPECPGPPSTTLTVQVLTAQQLPKLNAEKPSSIVDPLVRVEVHGVPADCAHKETDYVLNNGFNPCWKQTLKFQLRVPELVLVRFVVEDYDSTSPNDFVGQFTLPLNSLKQGYRHIHLLSKDGASLSPATLFVHIRIQNS